The Rhodoferax sediminis genome has a segment encoding these proteins:
- the kdpF gene encoding K(+)-transporting ATPase subunit F, with product MIGLGALYALGGLCAVALLAYLVYALIRAEEF from the coding sequence ATGATCGGCCTGGGCGCGCTCTACGCCCTCGGCGGCCTGTGCGCCGTCGCGCTGCTGGCGTATCTGGTCTATGCGCTGATCCGTGCGGAGGAATTTTGA
- a CDS encoding Crp/Fnr family transcriptional regulator has translation MSTDLTLHQRRRMPDASELGGIPWLHALAPAERERALAELQVGDARVGDYVCRVGRPVTYWFGVVGGLLKMSSDNAQGHTMTFTGIPPGGWFGEGTALKREPYRYNIQALRKSVVAGLPVDTFHWLLDHSIGFNRFVMNQLNERLGQFIAAREIDRMTNADLRVARNLAALFNPTLFPGVGEVLRITQQELAYLVGLSRQRVNEALTALQAQGMIQVEYGGLRVLDLQALRSSMV, from the coding sequence ATGTCGACCGACCTGACCCTGCACCAGCGCCGGCGCATGCCCGACGCTTCCGAGCTGGGCGGCATTCCCTGGCTGCATGCGCTGGCGCCGGCCGAGCGTGAGCGGGCGCTGGCCGAACTCCAGGTCGGCGACGCCCGTGTCGGCGACTACGTGTGCCGCGTCGGGCGGCCGGTGACTTACTGGTTTGGCGTGGTCGGGGGCCTGCTCAAGATGAGCAGCGACAACGCGCAGGGCCACACCATGACCTTCACCGGCATCCCGCCCGGCGGCTGGTTTGGCGAGGGCACGGCGCTCAAGCGCGAGCCCTACCGCTACAACATCCAGGCGCTGCGCAAGAGCGTGGTGGCCGGCCTGCCGGTGGATACCTTCCACTGGCTGCTGGACCACTCGATCGGCTTCAACCGCTTTGTCATGAACCAGCTCAACGAGCGGCTCGGCCAGTTCATCGCGGCGCGCGAGATCGACCGCATGACCAACGCCGACCTGCGCGTGGCGCGCAACCTGGCCGCGCTGTTCAATCCGACGCTGTTTCCCGGCGTGGGCGAGGTGCTGCGCATCACGCAGCAGGAACTGGCGTACCTGGTGGGCCTGTCGCGCCAGCGCGTCAACGAGGCGCTGACCGCGCTGCAGGCGCAGGGCATGATCCAGGTCGAATACGGCGGGCTGCGCGTGCTCGATCTGCAGGCACTGCGCTCCAGTATGGTTTGA
- a CDS encoding AMP-dependent synthetase/ligase: MPTTFPRLLLKHATERPAAPAMREKEYGIWQTRNWADMAALVEQVACGLHEMGLQRGEHMVVIGSNRPQLYATLLAIQSLGAIPVPLYQDAVAAECVFPITNAEVRFAFAEDQEQVDKLLEIRDRCPQLSNVFYEDPRGLRHYAEPGLMALDALIESGKAFAAANPGFFKSAVEQVSPHDVAGMFYTSGTTGNPKGVVHTHYSLLDRARAGAEFDHLTNKEEVLAYLPPAWIGQNIFSYAQWLCCGYVVNCPESASTVTIDLKEVGPTYYFAPPRIFEGLLTGVMIRMEDASRLKRAMFHSFMDVARRVGPALMDGKPVGFVDALLYKLGNALVYGPLRNNLGFSRVRVAYTAGEAIGPDLFTFYRSIGINLKQLYGSTETAVFVCLQPDNQARADTVGVPIQGVQIRVADNGELLVKSAGLLKEYYKNPSATAEVLSADGWYHTSDAGFLDASGHLKIIDRVKDVGRLKGGAFDGAMFAPKYVENKLKFFPHIKEVVAYGDGRDKVCVMINIDFDAVGNWAERRNLPYAGYTDLAQKPEVYQLIKECVEKVNADLSADTLLAGSQISRFLVLHKELDADDGELTRTNKVRRGFIAEKYQPLVDALYGGKSEQFIETVVKFEDGRSGSVSATLKISDAKTFAPVKAAA, encoded by the coding sequence ATGCCGACCACGTTTCCCCGACTGCTGCTAAAACATGCCACCGAGCGGCCCGCTGCGCCGGCTATGCGTGAGAAGGAATACGGCATCTGGCAGACCCGCAACTGGGCCGACATGGCCGCGCTGGTCGAGCAGGTGGCGTGCGGCCTGCACGAGATGGGGCTGCAGCGCGGCGAGCACATGGTCGTGATCGGCTCGAACCGCCCGCAGCTGTACGCCACCCTGCTGGCGATCCAGTCGCTCGGGGCCATTCCGGTGCCGCTGTACCAGGACGCGGTGGCTGCCGAGTGCGTATTTCCCATCACCAATGCCGAGGTGCGCTTCGCGTTTGCCGAGGATCAGGAGCAGGTCGACAAGCTGCTGGAAATTCGCGACAGGTGCCCGCAACTCTCGAATGTCTTTTACGAGGACCCACGCGGCCTGCGCCATTACGCAGAGCCGGGCCTGATGGCGCTGGACGCCTTGATCGAATCCGGCAAGGCTTTCGCCGCCGCCAACCCGGGGTTTTTCAAATCCGCCGTAGAGCAGGTCAGCCCGCACGATGTGGCGGGCATGTTCTACACCTCCGGCACCACGGGCAACCCCAAGGGCGTGGTGCACACGCACTACTCGCTGCTCGATCGCGCGCGGGCCGGCGCCGAATTCGACCACCTCACCAACAAAGAGGAAGTGCTGGCCTACCTGCCGCCGGCCTGGATCGGGCAGAACATCTTCAGCTACGCCCAGTGGCTGTGCTGCGGCTATGTGGTCAACTGCCCCGAAAGCGCCAGCACCGTCACGATCGACCTCAAGGAAGTCGGCCCCACCTACTACTTTGCGCCGCCGCGCATCTTCGAGGGCCTGCTGACCGGCGTGATGATTCGCATGGAAGACGCCAGCCGCCTCAAGCGGGCGATGTTCCACAGCTTCATGGACGTGGCCCGGCGCGTTGGCCCCGCCCTGATGGATGGCAAACCGGTGGGTTTCGTGGACGCGCTGCTCTACAAGCTGGGCAACGCCCTGGTGTACGGCCCGCTGCGCAACAACCTGGGCTTCAGCCGCGTGCGTGTGGCCTATACGGCCGGCGAAGCCATAGGTCCGGACCTGTTCACCTTTTACCGCTCGATCGGCATCAACCTCAAGCAGCTGTACGGCTCGACCGAGACCGCCGTGTTCGTCTGCCTGCAGCCCGACAACCAGGCGCGCGCCGATACGGTGGGCGTGCCCATCCAGGGCGTGCAGATCAGGGTGGCGGACAACGGCGAGCTGCTGGTCAAGTCGGCCGGCCTGCTCAAGGAATACTACAAAAACCCCAGCGCCACGGCCGAGGTCTTGAGCGCCGACGGCTGGTACCACACCAGCGACGCCGGCTTTCTGGACGCCAGCGGGCACCTCAAGATCATCGACCGCGTGAAAGACGTGGGCCGCCTCAAGGGTGGCGCCTTCGACGGCGCGATGTTCGCGCCCAAGTATGTGGAGAACAAGCTCAAGTTCTTCCCGCACATCAAGGAAGTGGTGGCCTATGGCGACGGCCGCGACAAGGTCTGCGTGATGATCAACATCGACTTCGACGCCGTGGGCAACTGGGCCGAGCGGCGCAACCTGCCCTATGCCGGCTACACCGACCTGGCGCAAAAGCCCGAGGTGTATCAGCTCATCAAGGAGTGCGTGGAAAAGGTCAATGCCGACCTCAGCGCCGACACCCTGCTGGCGGGCTCGCAGATCAGCCGCTTCCTGGTGTTGCACAAGGAGCTCGATGCCGATGACGGCGAGCTGACGCGCACCAACAAGGTCCGCCGCGGCTTCATCGCGGAAAAATACCAGCCGCTGGTGGACGCGCTGTACGGCGGCAAGAGCGAACAGTTCATTGAAACCGTGGTGAAGTTCGAGGACGGGCGCAGCGGCAGTGTCAGCGCGACCCTGAAGATCAGCGACGCCAAAACCTTCGCGCCCGTGAAGGCAGCCGCATGA
- a CDS encoding ABC transporter ATP-binding protein encodes MNKKIGDVILDVRNISLRFGGVKALTDISFNVHEHEIRAIIGPNGAGKSSMLNCINGVYTPQQGTISFRGKTFAHMNSREVAEMGVARTFQNLALFKGMSVLDNIMTGRNLKIKSNLLWQALRLGPAEREEIRHREAVERIIDFLEIQAYRKTPVGQLPYGLQKRVDLGRALAMEPQVLLLDEPMAGMNVEEKQDMCRFVLDVNDEFGTTVVLIEHDMSVVMDISDRVVVLDYGKKIGDGTPDEVRHNEDVISAYLGTSH; translated from the coding sequence ATGAACAAAAAAATAGGCGACGTCATTCTCGACGTGCGCAACATCAGCCTGCGCTTCGGCGGCGTGAAGGCGCTGACCGACATCTCGTTCAACGTGCACGAGCACGAGATCCGCGCCATCATCGGCCCCAACGGCGCCGGCAAGAGCTCGATGCTGAACTGCATCAACGGCGTCTACACGCCGCAGCAGGGCACCATCAGCTTTCGGGGCAAGACCTTCGCGCACATGAACTCGCGCGAAGTGGCCGAAATGGGCGTGGCGCGCACCTTCCAGAACCTGGCGCTGTTCAAGGGCATGAGCGTGCTCGACAACATCATGACCGGGCGCAACCTCAAGATCAAAAGCAACCTGCTGTGGCAGGCGCTGCGCCTGGGGCCGGCCGAACGCGAAGAGATCCGGCACCGCGAAGCGGTCGAACGCATCATCGACTTCCTCGAAATCCAGGCCTACCGCAAAACCCCCGTGGGCCAGCTGCCCTATGGCCTGCAAAAGCGCGTGGACCTGGGACGCGCGCTGGCCATGGAGCCGCAGGTGCTCTTGCTCGACGAGCCCATGGCCGGCATGAACGTCGAGGAAAAGCAGGACATGTGCCGCTTCGTGCTCGACGTGAACGACGAGTTCGGCACCACGGTGGTGCTGATCGAACACGACATGAGCGTGGTGATGGACATCTCCGATCGCGTCGTGGTGCTCGATTACGGCAAAAAGATCGGCGACGGCACGCCGGACGAAGTGCGCCACAACGAAGACGTGATCAGTGCCTATCTGGGCACCAGCCACTGA
- a CDS encoding branched-chain amino acid ABC transporter permease, with the protein MAFFLETLLGGLMAGMLYSLVALGFVLIFKASGVFNFAQGAMVLFAALAMARFSEWIPAWTGLPYKPLTDLLAFIVAALIMFVVAWLIERLALRHLVNQEATTLLMATLGIAYFMEGLGQSIFGDSIYKIDIGMPKDPVFILDKVFPGGLLVNKEDLIAAAIAATLVALLSLFFQETATGRALRAVADDHQAAQSIGIPLNRIWVIVWCVAGVVALVAGMIWGSKLGVQFSLSTVALRALPVVILGGLTSVPGAIVGGLIIGVGEKLSEVYLGPFVGGGIEIWFAYVLALVFLLFRPQGLFGEKIIDRV; encoded by the coding sequence ATGGCATTTTTCCTTGAAACATTGCTGGGCGGCCTGATGGCCGGCATGCTGTATTCGCTGGTCGCGCTCGGCTTCGTGCTGATCTTCAAGGCCTCGGGCGTGTTCAACTTCGCCCAGGGCGCCATGGTGCTGTTCGCGGCCCTGGCCATGGCGCGGTTCTCGGAGTGGATTCCGGCCTGGACCGGACTGCCCTACAAACCGCTGACCGACCTGCTGGCCTTCATCGTGGCCGCCTTGATCATGTTTGTCGTCGCCTGGCTGATCGAGCGGCTCGCACTGCGCCATCTGGTCAATCAGGAGGCCACGACGCTGCTGATGGCCACGCTGGGCATTGCGTACTTCATGGAGGGCCTGGGCCAGAGTATCTTTGGCGACAGCATCTACAAGATCGATATCGGCATGCCCAAGGATCCGGTATTCATCCTCGACAAGGTGTTTCCGGGCGGCCTGCTGGTGAACAAGGAAGACCTGATCGCCGCGGCTATCGCGGCGACGCTGGTCGCGCTGCTCAGCCTGTTCTTCCAGGAAACCGCGACGGGGCGCGCGCTGCGCGCGGTCGCCGATGACCACCAGGCGGCGCAGTCCATCGGTATTCCGCTGAACCGCATCTGGGTCATCGTCTGGTGCGTGGCGGGTGTCGTGGCGCTGGTGGCCGGCATGATCTGGGGCAGCAAGCTGGGCGTGCAGTTCTCGCTGTCCACGGTCGCGCTGCGCGCCCTGCCGGTGGTGATTCTGGGAGGGTTGACGTCCGTGCCCGGCGCCATCGTCGGCGGATTGATCATCGGCGTGGGCGAGAAGCTGTCCGAGGTCTATCTGGGCCCGTTCGTTGGCGGCGGCATCGAGATCTGGTTTGCCTACGTGCTGGCGCTGGTGTTCCTGCTGTTCCGTCCGCAAGGCCTGTTCGGCGAGAAGATCATCGACCGCGTCTGA
- a CDS encoding branched-chain amino acid ABC transporter permease, giving the protein MLYRENGQFKTTYRADQQIFPITQDRLFIGALLLVAFAAVPWLATDYFFNAILIPFLIFSLAAVGVNILVGYCGQISLGSGAFMAVGAYGAYNFMVRVPGMPLLVALILGGLCATLFGILFGLPSLRVKGLYLAVTTLAAQFFSDWMFLRISWLTNDSASGSVSVSNLQVFGLPLDSSLGKYFFCLSLLVVIALLAKNLVRGAIGREWMAIRDMDVAAAVIGIRPVYAKLSAFAVSSFIIGVAGALWAFVYLGTWEPAAFSVDQSFRLLFMVIIGGMGSIMGSFFGAGFIVILPIALSLSLPVLARLLGVSISTAGISHAELMVFGGLIVWFLIVEPHGLARLWSIGKQKLRLWPFPH; this is encoded by the coding sequence ATGCTTTACCGCGAAAACGGTCAATTCAAAACCACCTACCGGGCCGATCAGCAGATCTTCCCGATCACCCAGGACCGCCTGTTCATCGGCGCGCTGCTGCTGGTGGCGTTCGCCGCCGTGCCCTGGCTCGCGACCGATTACTTTTTCAACGCCATCCTGATTCCGTTCCTGATCTTTTCACTCGCCGCGGTCGGTGTGAACATTCTGGTGGGCTACTGCGGCCAGATTTCGCTGGGCTCGGGCGCCTTCATGGCGGTGGGCGCCTATGGCGCCTACAACTTCATGGTGCGGGTGCCGGGCATGCCGCTGCTGGTCGCGCTGATTCTGGGGGGGCTGTGCGCCACGCTGTTCGGCATCCTGTTCGGCCTGCCCAGCCTGCGCGTGAAAGGGCTGTACCTGGCCGTGACCACGCTGGCCGCACAGTTTTTCAGCGACTGGATGTTCCTGCGCATCAGCTGGCTGACCAACGACTCGGCCTCAGGTTCGGTCTCGGTCTCGAACCTGCAGGTGTTCGGGCTGCCGCTGGACAGCTCGCTGGGCAAATACTTTTTTTGCCTGTCGCTGCTGGTCGTGATTGCGCTGCTCGCCAAAAACCTGGTGCGCGGCGCCATCGGCCGCGAGTGGATGGCGATTCGCGACATGGACGTGGCCGCCGCCGTGATCGGCATTCGCCCGGTCTACGCCAAGCTCAGCGCCTTTGCCGTGAGCTCGTTCATCATCGGCGTGGCCGGGGCGCTCTGGGCCTTTGTCTACCTTGGGACCTGGGAGCCCGCCGCGTTCTCGGTGGACCAGTCGTTCCGCCTGCTGTTCATGGTGATCATCGGCGGCATGGGCTCCATCATGGGCAGCTTTTTCGGCGCCGGCTTCATCGTGATCCTGCCGATTGCCCTGAGCCTGTCCCTGCCCGTGTTGGCCCGGCTGCTCGGCGTCAGCATCTCGACGGCGGGCATCTCGCACGCCGAGCTGATGGTGTTTGGTGGCCTGATCGTCTGGTTCCTGATCGTCGAGCCGCATGGCCTGGCCAGGCTCTGGTCCATTGGCAAGCAGAAGCTTCGCCTGTGGCCGTTCCCGCATTGA
- a CDS encoding ABC transporter substrate-binding protein: MKLRIQLIAGALALAAAAVSAPSAMAQAKEQFFPLLSYRTGPYAPNGTPWANGKQDYLKMINARDGGINGVKLTYEECETGYATDRGVECYERLKSHPGVALFDPQSTGITFALTEKAPVDKIPLITLGYGLSISQDGMAFKWNFPLQGSYWTGADIIIQAIAKREGGFDKLKGKKIALVYHDSPFGKEPIPLLQERARMNGFELQLLPVTAPGVEQKATWLQVRQSRPDYVMLWGWGVMNSTALKEAQATGYPRDKMYGVWWAGAEPDVKDVGEGAKGYHALALNTSGQQPKVMQDILKYVYAKGQGTGPKDDVGSVLYTRGVIIQMLSNEAVRTAQARFGKGKVMSGEQVRWGLENLNLTQAKLDALGFNGVMRPISTSCADHMGSTAARIETWDGKKWNITSDYIEADEQIIKPMVKAGAAKYLADKKMTPRTPADCQSEG, translated from the coding sequence ATGAAACTTCGAATTCAACTCATCGCCGGGGCGCTGGCGCTCGCCGCCGCCGCCGTGTCCGCGCCGTCGGCGATGGCCCAGGCCAAGGAGCAGTTCTTCCCGCTGCTCTCGTACCGCACCGGCCCCTACGCGCCCAACGGCACGCCCTGGGCCAACGGCAAGCAGGACTACCTCAAGATGATCAACGCGCGCGACGGCGGCATCAACGGTGTCAAGCTCACCTACGAAGAGTGCGAAACCGGCTACGCCACCGACCGCGGCGTGGAATGCTACGAACGCCTCAAGAGCCACCCCGGCGTGGCCCTGTTCGACCCGCAGTCCACGGGTATCACCTTCGCGCTGACCGAGAAGGCCCCTGTCGACAAGATCCCGCTGATCACGCTCGGCTATGGCCTGTCGATATCGCAGGACGGCATGGCGTTCAAGTGGAACTTCCCGCTGCAGGGCAGCTACTGGACCGGCGCCGACATCATCATCCAGGCCATCGCCAAGCGCGAGGGTGGCTTCGACAAGCTCAAGGGCAAGAAGATCGCGCTCGTGTACCACGACTCGCCGTTTGGCAAGGAGCCGATCCCGCTGCTGCAGGAGCGCGCCCGCATGAACGGCTTCGAGCTGCAACTGCTGCCGGTGACGGCACCCGGCGTGGAGCAAAAAGCCACCTGGCTGCAGGTGCGCCAGAGCCGCCCGGACTACGTGATGCTCTGGGGCTGGGGCGTCATGAACTCCACGGCCCTCAAGGAGGCGCAAGCCACCGGCTACCCGCGCGACAAGATGTATGGCGTGTGGTGGGCCGGCGCCGAGCCGGATGTGAAGGACGTGGGCGAAGGCGCCAAGGGCTACCACGCGCTGGCGCTCAACACCTCGGGCCAGCAGCCCAAGGTGATGCAGGACATCCTGAAGTACGTGTATGCCAAGGGCCAGGGCACGGGGCCGAAGGACGACGTGGGTTCGGTGCTGTACACCCGCGGCGTGATCATCCAGATGCTCTCGAACGAGGCCGTGCGCACTGCACAGGCGCGCTTTGGCAAGGGCAAGGTCATGAGCGGTGAGCAGGTGCGCTGGGGCCTGGAAAACCTGAACCTCACGCAGGCCAAACTCGACGCGCTGGGCTTTAACGGCGTGATGCGCCCGATCAGCACCTCGTGTGCCGACCACATGGGTTCGACCGCGGCGCGCATCGAGACCTGGGATGGCAAGAAATGGAACATCACGTCGGACTACATCGAGGCGGACGAGCAGATCATCAAGCCCATGGTGAAAGCCGGAGCCGCCAAGTACCTGGCCGACAAGAAGATGACGCCCCGCACGCCGGCCGACTGTCAGTCTGAGGGCTGA
- a CDS encoding ABC transporter ATP-binding protein encodes MDTPNIVLNVNGIEVIYNHVILVLKGVSLQVPQGRIVAILGGNGAGKTTTLRAISNLLRGERGEVTKGSIELRGERIENLSPADLVQRGVVQVMEGRHCFAHLTIEENLLTGTYTRRDKAEIAANLEKVYNYFPRLKTRRTSQAAYTSGGEQQMCAIGRALMANPSMVLLDEPSMGLAPQIVEEVFNIVKDLNEREKVTFLLAEQNTNMALKYADYGYIMESGRVVMDGAASDLANNEDVKEFYLGVGGGERRSFKDVKSYRRRKRWLA; translated from the coding sequence ATGGACACACCCAACATCGTTCTCAACGTCAACGGCATCGAGGTCATCTACAACCATGTGATCCTGGTACTCAAGGGTGTCTCGCTGCAGGTGCCGCAGGGGCGCATCGTGGCCATCCTGGGCGGCAACGGCGCGGGCAAGACCACCACGCTGCGCGCCATCTCGAACCTGCTGCGCGGCGAGCGCGGCGAGGTCACCAAGGGCTCGATCGAGCTGCGCGGCGAGCGCATCGAGAACCTCTCGCCGGCCGACCTGGTGCAGCGCGGCGTGGTGCAGGTGATGGAGGGACGGCACTGCTTTGCCCACCTGACCATCGAGGAGAACCTGCTCACGGGCACCTACACCCGCCGCGACAAGGCCGAGATCGCGGCGAACCTGGAGAAGGTCTACAACTACTTCCCGCGCCTGAAGACGCGCCGCACCTCGCAGGCAGCCTACACCTCGGGCGGCGAGCAGCAGATGTGCGCCATCGGCCGGGCCCTGATGGCCAACCCCAGCATGGTGCTGCTCGACGAGCCCTCCATGGGGCTGGCGCCGCAGATTGTCGAGGAGGTGTTCAACATCGTGAAAGACCTCAACGAGCGCGAGAAGGTCACCTTCCTGCTGGCCGAACAGAACACCAACATGGCGCTCAAGTACGCCGACTACGGCTACATCATGGAGTCGGGCCGGGTGGTGATGGACGGCGCGGCCAGCGACCTCGCCAACAACGAGGACGTGAAGGAGTTCTACCTCGGCGTCGGCGGTGGCGAGCGCAGGAGCTTCAAGGACGTGAAGAGCTACAGGCGCCGCAAACGCTGGCTGGCATGA
- a CDS encoding phenylacetate--CoA ligase family protein: protein MTSFYDTLETRPPVEREAALLAALPGQVANAQARSAAFAGILQGVQAAAVTSRAALARLPVTRKHALLERQQAARAAGGDVFGGFCTLALGAAMPRVFASPGPIYEPEGTRRDYWRLARALFAAGFRPGELIHNCFSYHFVPAGSMMESGAHALGCSVFPGGTGQTEQQVQAMAELKPAGYIGTPSFLKIIVDKAAEMGIALPTVSKALVSAEAFPPSLRDWLAERGIAGYQCYASADLGLIAYETEAREGLVLDEGVLVEIVRPGTGEPVPEGEVGELIVTTLNPDYPLIRFGTGDLSAILPGACPSGRTNTRIKGWMGRADQTTKVRGMFVHPAQVADIARRFPEVLKARLVVAGEMAHDRMTLQVETASNPPELAARIGEAIRDVTKLRGDVQLLSPGSLPNDGKVIEDARSYR from the coding sequence ATGACTTCTTTCTACGACACGCTGGAAACCCGCCCCCCCGTCGAACGCGAAGCCGCGCTGCTGGCAGCACTGCCCGGGCAGGTCGCGAACGCGCAAGCCCGGTCTGCCGCGTTTGCCGGCATCCTGCAAGGCGTGCAGGCCGCGGCGGTCACCTCGCGCGCCGCACTGGCGCGGCTGCCGGTGACCCGCAAGCACGCGTTGCTGGAGCGGCAGCAGGCCGCGCGCGCGGCGGGTGGCGACGTCTTCGGCGGTTTTTGCACTCTGGCGCTCGGTGCCGCCATGCCGCGCGTGTTCGCCAGCCCCGGGCCCATCTACGAACCTGAGGGCACGCGCCGGGACTACTGGCGGCTGGCGCGCGCGCTGTTCGCGGCCGGTTTTCGGCCGGGCGAGCTGATTCACAACTGTTTCAGCTACCACTTCGTGCCGGCAGGCTCGATGATGGAGAGCGGCGCGCATGCGCTGGGTTGCAGCGTGTTTCCGGGCGGCACCGGCCAGACCGAGCAACAGGTGCAGGCCATGGCCGAACTCAAGCCCGCGGGCTACATCGGCACGCCGAGTTTTTTGAAGATTATTGTGGACAAGGCGGCTGAAATGGGCATTGCGCTGCCCACGGTCAGCAAGGCGCTGGTCTCGGCCGAGGCTTTTCCACCGAGCCTGCGCGACTGGCTGGCCGAGCGCGGCATTGCCGGCTACCAGTGCTACGCGAGCGCCGACCTGGGCCTGATCGCGTACGAGACCGAGGCGCGCGAGGGACTGGTGCTGGATGAGGGCGTGCTCGTGGAGATCGTGCGCCCCGGCACGGGCGAGCCGGTCCCCGAGGGCGAGGTCGGCGAGCTGATCGTCACGACGCTGAACCCGGACTACCCGCTGATCCGCTTCGGCACGGGCGACCTGTCGGCCATCCTGCCCGGTGCCTGCCCGAGCGGGCGCACCAACACGCGCATCAAGGGCTGGATGGGCCGGGCCGACCAGACCACCAAGGTCCGCGGCATGTTTGTGCACCCAGCGCAGGTGGCGGACATCGCCCGGCGCTTTCCCGAGGTGCTCAAGGCGCGGCTGGTGGTGGCCGGCGAGATGGCCCACGACCGCATGACGCTGCAGGTGGAAACCGCGTCAAACCCGCCGGAACTGGCCGCGAGGATCGGCGAGGCGATCCGCGATGTCACCAAGCTGCGCGGCGATGTGCAACTGCTCAGCCCCGGCAGCCTGCCGAACGATGGCAAGGTGATCGAGGACGCGCGCAGTTATCGGTAG
- a CDS encoding DUF1840 domain-containing protein has translation MIYKFKSRATGDLIMLEPDGRRVLEIIGKTPGPQGIIVVEQMLPAVAALNAAIAKAEADFKAAAEAAGGVDNVPTPRDAVTLRQRAVPFIEMLKECAKAEREIVWGV, from the coding sequence ATGATTTACAAATTCAAGTCGAGAGCGACCGGTGACCTCATCATGCTGGAGCCTGACGGGCGGCGCGTGCTCGAGATCATCGGCAAGACCCCGGGCCCGCAAGGCATCATCGTGGTGGAGCAGATGCTGCCCGCCGTGGCGGCGCTGAACGCGGCCATCGCCAAGGCCGAAGCCGACTTCAAGGCGGCGGCCGAGGCGGCCGGTGGGGTCGACAATGTGCCCACGCCTCGTGACGCGGTCACGCTGCGCCAGCGCGCCGTGCCGTTCATCGAGATGCTCAAGGAGTGCGCGAAGGCGGAGCGGGAGATCGTCTGGGGCGTGTAG